TCTCCCCTGGAAAATCTTAGTATTGTTACTAAAAGATTAACATTCCTTTCAGAGGTTATTGGCTTCTTTTGAGCCaatgtgtttctcttttaaaaataagtatttattgttattaaattattttgttattattttgattAGTGGTAATGACATTATGAAATACTGTATTGTTGAATTATATATATTGTAATATGTAAATTCATACTTATCAAACGTTAACTGGCTATCTGATCTTAACAAGTAGTTAATCTTAGCTTTATGATCAAAGTATTTTCTACCATAGTACATGAGAATTTTCCAAGAAACTTCTGTTAAAATCACAACAAACTGGCAGCCTGATTTTTTACTTGTATTCTAAAAACAGCTGGAGTTCTGGTTTGTTCTTTATTTGTTGAATCACACAACAGAAATCAGTTTTGAGAGATTGTGCTGTGTTTCCATAGCAATGACTTCAAGTTATAAAACCAACTCTGAAGGCCAGGTCCTGCTCTCAGATGCAGAGTGCTCATCtcaatgtattaaaaaaattaaaacacaacaaaccGCTTGTTATTGTGTTAACTCTATGCAGAACTAGCAACATACCtctttgaagttttaaaaaacatccaactaaataaaaatgtgtattttatatattctaAATAGAGATGAgatgcaatttaaaaacaaaacattttctggaaGTGGTAAATTAGCTCTGAATGCAATAGCAGACATCAACATTATCTAGCTTTCTCCAACATGGATTTTTAGTCAATGTACACTTTTGCTACATTATAATCTATGTTGAAAGCAGTTCCATTTAATCATTATCAAAATTCTCTAATTATGAAAAGTTCAGTAAATTTATACCCATACTTTTTAGAGAAAAGATTGTAGGAAGTGAACTTGAATACTCTGATTACCTCTATCCACACTGCTTAACTGCTAGGATCAAGAAGAGAGACATTCTGGATCACTCCATGAACACTAACAGCCACAGATCTGGGAACGTCTTAAAACTGCACTAGATTTCCTATATCATACAGGGAGAGTTATATTTTTCACatagaaatgggaaaaaagtctCCATTTTTGAATGTGCTAAGCCAGCTTTGAATAGTAGTAATAATGGAATATACAGAATTCTCATAACTTTCAATAAGTTCATCACACTGTATGATAACACAAGTATCTTCTTTCTTGACTCCAGCTTAACAGACTGTACCTTtctatttgtaaaatattgaaACAATTATGGTAGGCACAAGATATTTTTACTCCAAATCTACCAGTAAAGTGGCTagggaattaatttttcaaatatttattgtattaAACTTCTGGATATTCCAttattttcacagtatttttttaaatgtgagtaaattgaaatttaaaaaatgaaagctagAGGTGGTTTTTGTTGTATTAGTCTCCTCTATCTACACTgctcagctgaagaaaacaaacataaacatagtctttcttccttctttcacaCAAGGAATTTATTGAATATACATTCCATATACTGTGCACTAGTGAACTCACTTAGTAGCCTAATAAGATGTAATACAAATAGGCCTAAAAACTACAGGAGTAttgtctgtttaaaaatattgtgataAGTCTGTTGTTTTCAGTCTAATTAAATTTTACACACATATTGtaatagaaaagtaaaaattcactttctaagctcattattaaaaaaatattatcacaCTCCACTTAAATCACACTTTTTGGGCATATTTATTGTTCATGAAAGTGGTCATACATAAGCAACTAGGGTTTTTTGTAAACACCacaaggaattaaaaacatttctcactTAAAAATAGCAGAATCCAGCCTGTAATTTTAATACAATGATATAGTACTTTAAAAATGATGACTTCAgttatatgcacatatataatatatataaacagacacacacacacacttgtttttatatatgcatataagCAATTGCATCTCTGCCACAGTCAGGCAggatattaaaagaaatgtattttttttattcatgttcAATACACAGCAATGATACACAACAAAATCATACCTATACAATAAAATTCATATCAGGTTTTTCTGCAGTGCCAATAATCTTGTAGATTACTGAATATTACAACTATGAAGTCTTAGAAATACAATAGCTTTAGAAGTTTATGCAACATTTAACATGCTagtcaaaagacaaaaaaggaatgaaatattGATGCTATCTTAAGCACGCGGAAAGATGAGGACCAATACTTGTAAAATACCTTAAGACTGGGAGAGAGATTTTCAGCTTACATTAAGTGGTAAATAATTTGtctgtaaatactttttttcctctttttaggTACACAAGATTCACAAAAAAAGTGCCCTAGATTACAGTACGTCCTTGTCCATGTGCCCAGAGATACATTCTCCTACTAGCAACGCAGTGCTGAAAACACTGCTGTGAAATGTCTCCAAGAGAACCCAAGAGCCATGTGTAAAATGTGTTAATTCAAACTTTGCAGAGTGCATACATATTAAGCTTCATAATAAAACTGAGTTCACTAAAGACCCTTCTGCTTCAACAACCTCTTAAGAGACAAATCACTGTCATGTCAAAAGGAAGTAGACAAACACGATGAATATCACTACAGAAACTACATTCACAATAATCTACAGCCTGCTACTGAAATAGTAACAGCATATGCACTTGTTCTTTTCCTCAAAATCCAGTACAAGTTTATAGATCTGAGAAACATGCATTACTATACAAGATTTAATATAAATTCTTATTTCAGAGAAGATGTATTAAGCTTCAGTTCTGAGATAGCTCACAGAACTAAAACAATTTACTTGATCACAActgacagaagcagaaatgaacCTATAgattttctcttaaaaagaaGTTCTCTTTTACCACAAAGACTTGCTACTTGTCTCAGAAACCATTTCCCCTCTGGGGATACTCAGTCAGTAGTATGTGATCGATAACTTCAGGTATTTCTATATTTGCAGAGGCATAGCATGGCATGATCACTATTAAAACTTCCCATAGTGTTTCTTGCCTAATCTATATAAATGTAATATATCACTCTTAAGTACTATAACATACTATAACAAGATGAGTCAAATACAATTAATCGgtgtaaaaatattaaaactaatcattacaatatttttttcaattagtCAACAAATAATACGGTTGTGAAGCCGAAGTGAAATAGGATCTAGATATTCCTTAAATTCCATTTCAGAGCTGAAACtcataataaacatttttccctccctcccaattTTGGTTGCACattagagtattttttttttttcctgtaactaTAAATCTTGGAGCAATCACCTCCTAAACACATtcaccttccccctccctcaccccaaTAACTGTGCACTTGTAACAATCTTATTCCTTTGCATTTGTACAAATCCTCTCCCACAGACCTATGTTTACTCAAATTTCCAAAATCTACCATGATTGCAGCAGCAGTCTATCAGCGAAACTCTCCATCCCCTATAACAAGAAGTAGCACTAATATTTATCTATGTACAGAGAAAATATTGGGCAGGCAGGTGGGGTAGTTCTAGTAGCTGCTATTCCATCAGCTCTCCTCAGGATCATCAAATTAAATTCTaaactctgaaatattttatcaggttgcataattatattttaaaatacatcaagCACATAGAAATACAGTAAGTGCTCAGGGCAATGAATTTCTAGGCacttaattttcattcttttctacATAAATTCTGTAAATTCTTCTAAAGATCCCACTAGACACCAGTGTGTCATGGCCCATACCACTTCATGGCAAGGGCTAAATGATACTTTAACAGCAATTACAGAAGTCTTTCAGAGTAATGAAGATCCATTAGACTGTTACcataaattatgttttaaacaaGATAGATCACCTCAGTTGTACAATATTCTACAAcaaatttcaaacatttctataaacagcaacaaaaggagCAACTTTTATagtcacagagaaaataaactaCCACTGGGAGAAAGTAAGGAGCTGAAAGCTGAGAGCAAGGTTGTCAAGACTCGTAAAGTGCTCAGACAACTACAGTGAGAAAAGACCAGTGTATGACAAAAGTTtaagcaaagggaaaacaaagagaCTTGTCCTTTTAAAAGGTTTGATTTCAGAAGAGTTTTTAATAACACATGCAATATTGATACACAAAAACGTAATCTTTtccacacttttaaaataaatatatgggCTCTTTGGGCTGTAAAAGCATAAACATGTAACaaattacaaaaacaaattaTGTATAGCTATTTAAGGGATTTATAGTAAAAATGTATAAACCAGTTTCCTTAACAAAGGAAGTGAGTGGTTAACCCGGAAGAGGTAAAAGTCTAGCAAGTGCTTCATATGTCTCAGACACTATTTTGTGACTGTGGTCAGACCTTTATCTACTTCAGTTTATCCACCTGAGcataagtaaaacaaaataagcattagtaaacatttatttcagaagcacTTTGGAGCTTGCAGAAATGCAgtaggaaaatgcaaaaaattatGAAGAGATATTAATAAGACTCCAATAACTCCAGAGGCACACTTCAACATACCAGGTTATATATCTGTCAcccaatttctgcatttttccaagCAGCTGAGGGCATTATATGACACCTCATCTCTTCAACAACTGCAGAGAAACTACAAGAGAATTAAACTGCAAATAAGTGAAAGATACATAAACAAACCTTTTCCATACCAGACTCTGGAAAATATTAGTAGTAATTGGcttatatttatgtggaatGACAAAAGTTTCTGGAAAAAACatactgttttggtttgttttcttttttaaccagAAGTCCTCACCTTCACCTTACAACTTCATGGACAGATTACTGTGAGAACCAAGTAAAGAGGTTAATTTCCATGAGTcttgctgaaatcaatggaattaTAGTGGTTACAACAGTTCCAGCATATGAACTAAACCACAGGATCAGCACcttgtatacacacacacaaaaaaaaccccacaactaaAAAAAAGTCCCTTTGCTACAGATTAAACACTTGctgcaaataaacaaaacactgcAATTTCTACTATTCCAAAGTTCAGGACTTTTCTATGAAGTTCTGTGAAAATATCAAAGAAAGAATTGCTGAGGAGACATGTCCATGTGACTTGATCCTTTCAAGcttcattaagaaaaacagttaATAATCACAATATTTGAAAGGTGAGATTCTTAGATCTGAAAGTACTCATTTCCAGCCACACCACAGTATTAAAGGTAGTTTTGGTAAGGAGTTTATCTGAACGACAACAAGATTTTAGTATCTACTATTCTGAATCCTGGAACAACTAGGTGAACtatatgaaaaatagaaatctCAGATTTCAAATTAAACTAATGGGTAGTTGCTGTCATTGCTACCAAACTAGACCGCTCCTAAatcagaaacacaaaagcatttcctaaaattatatttattgtaGGACTAGTATGATTAGCCTTAGAATctctaaataatttaaaaaacacactaGATCTGTGTCTGCAGTCAATTAGCAGACAACATATAACAATGGAAGTTTTCGTacattttttgcatgtttagAGGTTTTTCCctctcaaaaaaatcttttccattctcagtttcaaacacttttctttttaaattcaaagtaacatagaaaaaaatatgttactAGTCAGTATCCAGTAATCTGCAAAAGTCTGCACCATGTACCGAACAGAAGAAATGGAAGTAAAGTAGAAATCTTTCAGCAGTTCTTTGGAACTCAatctttcaaacattttttttttttttttaacaaaaaccaCTAGTGTTGCATCACACATACCTCTTCAGTGTTTTTACCACCAGCTAGTCATATGTCAAGAACTCCCTGTGtgcaaagcattaaaaacagTAGATGTAGATTATCCCACACACTACAGACATGAATCCTGCAAGAAGTTATCAGGATAAAAAATTAGATTACAGCATCACTTTGATTAGAAACACAACTACAAGAATAAAGGAAGTATAACTATGCCAAAGTTTTGTTCTACTTTGATCATGTAGACTTATCCTATGCAGATGTTCTGGAAGCTCAGCATACaagttacaaaattaaaaaaacacaaaacaaaacaaaaaaaaccccaaaacaaacaaaaccccagcatTTTCCCTGAATATTCTTGAACTACAATATCCCATAAGACAGAAGTGTCAATATTCTCATCATCTTTTTACTCTTCAAAATTCAGATTCAGTAGTAGTGCATATACATTCCAGAGATATAATAATTTGAACGTATCTATAATAAAGACATTTAATAATAGATTTTTCAGCTCTCAATTTCTTTCTCAATGTAGTCAATGCATGAGGAAACAACTGCAGCAGCAACTCACATAAGCCActgttcttgttcttttctgtacTTCTCCGACCACTTCTGAGTAAGCTCTAGGTAAACATTTGGTTTATGGGGCTTATAATCAAGGTAAACCACCTGTCCAGTCCGTTTGGGGACAGCTTTTTCAATCTGAGTTCCCTCATGCCATTCATTAAAAGATGTAATAGAAATAACTTCTGGTCGCACCAAAAGGGCTGCACTGAAGGCAGTCTCATAGTACTTCCCATTGACACGATTACGGGTGTTGTGGTTGTTCCACGGTCGGATACTGGTATCAATATACCCTGGTCCCACACTTGGAATAAACATTAAGTTGTTACTATCACAAAAGGCTTTTAAACTTGCCCAGTTATGATGAGATGAGCCATAGGAGAAGCCATTGGTGGCAAAGTACGTGTACATTCCATCAAAGCCACTTCTGTGAATGTCATGCTTATGTCTTTCCTCTACGAGAAGTGCAATGAATAACGCATCATATGGAGTATTTCGAATACTCTGGGATCCAGAAACAGTTAACAGATTTGCCCATATTTCAGGAATTGTTACGTAAGAATCATAAACATAAAACATTGGAAGAAATCTGCCTGTGCTGGTCTTATGCCTGTAAAAGGCTGGATGGCCTCCGTATCTATAAAGCAAACAAGTATCATTAAGACAAAATTTGCCAtttggaaaatactgttttacaaTCTGACCTGAAGACTTTTCcgaaaaactaatttaaaaacacagtgcATAAGCTTCAAAACATAGCAATTCATATCCATTTTCAGGCCAGTGTTTGCTGAAGTATTAAATAATGAATCTGTAAAGAACCTTTAAATTACCACAAATTAGTAACTTAGTGTCAAACTGTGCTATAGGTATTAGTTTTCTCTGAAGGGCAATTCTATAATTCAGTATGAAGACAGTCTAAGTAGCATTGATAAACAAAACAACTAGTAGCTGTACAGAATTTGTCAAGCTGAATTAAATACATTAGAGGTCAACACGTTAAAGCTCTAGCTGCTAGTCTGTCActataaaaatgtataatttaTATATGATGTAGCTAATACGTTAACTGCTTTAATCTGAAGTATCATGACTTGTAATACTAATGAATGTTGAAAGCAATTTACATTTGAGTATCTGTGTAAAAGTAATACTTCAGTAtctaaaaaaaagagactgagtTTTGTACCACTGAAATATGAACAAAGTTTCTTATAGTTTTCTTCAGTCTCAGtacacatttttattcattcttcCAAGCTTTAGATAATATACAGAAGTCCCCTAAACAAGCATGTAACAAACCCCAAAGGAAACCATTCTGAAAGCACTCACTTGTCAATGATGTATTTGACATTGTGGTACATACTGCGATCATCTCTGTCTTTGTAAGGTTCAATATGAAAAGTGACCTGAAGGATGAAAACATAGTAAGAGCAACACAAATGTAAAACACTATTGAATACATGGACCCTGCATACTATATGAAGCAAGTACCAGTCACATTAAATATAGTTCTTTACAGagcaaacattttcattagTCTATTTTGAGAGTAATCCAACTCTAATTCAACTCCTGCACTGCTAAGATTAGAAGCTTCAGATCCAAGGAAGTTTAGTAATAGAGTAAATATTTAgttttttacattaaaacaaaacactgcttttgtttttccctagGCTATAGCGACTAGTAAACATGCTTCAGAGAACTTAAACTACAGCAGAaactaaaaactgaaatattatcTATTTGAATGTCAAAGAACTGATTAaccaataaaacattttaatatttcatttctaaacAATGTATTAAATTTGCTATATATAACTCTCCAAGGAGAGTTTTCAGTGTCAAAATAGATTTTAAGATATGGGATACGAACACTTCAATTTTATAGATTTATCAACAGCAATAAACTCTTAGAATGAAATCTAATATAATGTACTGCTACTGCTCTGAATTTCAAGCCTGAAGCTTA
This region of Nyctibius grandis isolate bNycGra1 chromosome 1, bNycGra1.pri, whole genome shotgun sequence genomic DNA includes:
- the MANEA gene encoding glycoprotein endo-alpha-1,2-mannosidase translates to MARFRRRTCIVLLLFILFICSIMMALKTLRPDRAGFGDPFGLGLLPELQQRTVLLDNKQNSLNRVQGDTVTHVSNLHSIAVNTMKASMPPVNKLEEELTSPNYNFHIFYYSWFGNPQFDGKYIHWNHPLLPHWDPKIANNYPKGRHNPPEDIGANFYPELGSYSSKDPSVIEAHMKQMHSASTGVIVLSWYPPGMADENGEPTDDLVPVILDYAHKYNLKVTFHIEPYKDRDDRSMYHNVKYIIDKYGGHPAFYRHKTSTGRFLPMFYVYDSYVTIPEIWANLLTVSGSQSIRNTPYDALFIALLVEERHKHDIHRSGFDGMYTYFATNGFSYGSSHHNWASLKAFCDSNNLMFIPSVGPGYIDTSIRPWNNHNTRNRVNGKYYETAFSAALLVRPEVISITSFNEWHEGTQIEKAVPKRTGQVVYLDYKPHKPNVYLELTQKWSEKYRKEQEQWLM